In a genomic window of Brassica rapa cultivar Chiifu-401-42 chromosome A10, CAAS_Brap_v3.01, whole genome shotgun sequence:
- the LOC103845132 gene encoding pathogen-associated molecular patterns-induced protein A70-like — MELISTVASWFTPTTLFLLLNLMIGTIVMTSRFASGSRKHHPHHDWFGSGHAPSPLTRAPSLIDRVKSINFHLYKFPHPETELFSAMTQHDVIGSDLHVYPDPNPAPLQRVPSLLDRVKSINMSYFKFPHDVTGSDPHDHSNPDPNPNPAPLQRAPSLLDRVRSINMSHFRFQQYNPGESDSGNHTEPTRFENITTRMGRVDPIDNSKFIIPEEDKPSGTGFDNPINLPGLARAPSILERVKSIKLSSFYRSDPEPHSDQNPDPNSAIHEDHRHVRSKSESKKPVKKKKKATGKMTKSASEKSGFGFHEEAETVESVERRRPDTTRVEGSTSFGDGEDGVDEKASDFINKFKQQLKLQRLDSILRYKEMLKGK, encoded by the coding sequence ATGGAGTTAATATCGACTGTGGCTAGCTGGTTCACTCCGACGACACTCTTCCTCCTTCTCAATCTTATGATCGGCACAATCGTTATGACTTCTCGATTTGCTTCAGGATCACGGAAACATCACCCGCATCACGATTGGTTCGGGTCGGGTCATGCTCCGTCTCCGTTAACCAGAGCTCCGTCGCTTATCGACCGAGTCAAGTCCATCAATTTCCATCTCTACAAGTTTCCCCATCCAGAAACCGAACTTTTCTCAGCTATGACCCAACACGACGTAATCGGGTCGGATCTTCACGTGTATCCTGACCCGAATCCGGCTCCGCTACAACGCGTTCCTTCTCTCTTGGATCGTGTTAAATCCATCAACATGTCATATTTCAAATTCCCTCACGACGTAACCGGGTCGGACCCTCACGATCACTCTAACCCGGATCCAAACCCGAATCCGGCTCCTTTACAACGTGCCCCATCTCTCCTGGATCGAGTCAGATCCATCAACATGTCACACTTCAGATTCCAGCAGTATAACCCGGGGGAAAGTGATTCTGGTAATCACACTGAACCGACCCGCTTCGAAAATATTACGACCCGTATGGGTCGGGTTGACCCGATCGATAATTCAAAATTCATCATCCCGGAAGAAGATAAACCGAGTGGAACCGGATTTGATAATCCAATCAACCTGCCCGGTCTAGCTCGGGCTCCGTCTATCTTGGAACGGGTCAAATCCATTAAGCTTTCTTCTTTCTACAGATCCGACCCGGAACCTCACTCCGATCAAAATCCTGACCCGAATTCGGCTATCCACGAAGACCACAGGCACGTCAGGAGCAAATCGGAATCCAAGAAACCggttaagaagaagaagaaagcgaCGGGGAAGATGACGAAATCAGCGAGCGAGAAGTCGGGCTTCGGTTTCCATGAGGAGGCGGAGACGGTGGAATCCGTTGAACGGAGAAGACCAGATACGACGAGGGTCGAAGGATCAACGTCGTTCGGAGACGGAGAAGATGGCGTCGACGAGAAAGCTTCCGACTTCATCAACAAGTTCAAACAGCAACTGAAGCTACAGAGACTCGATTCGATTCTGAGGTACAAGGAGATGCTGAAGGGAAAATGA